In Saccharicrinis fermentans DSM 9555 = JCM 21142, a genomic segment contains:
- a CDS encoding MFS transporter → MGNSKRKFSPAFWTANFAELLERAAYYGVFIVITLYLSRILAFNDIEAAAIAGTFSALLYFLPTFAGAYADKIGFKKSLLFAFSFLTLGYLGLGLLPTFIQHAGLAEYGTETTFHGLAESSFRYAILPVMALIIIGGSFIKSVITGTVSLETSEDNRATGFSIFYTIVNIGAFSGKTIVKPLRDAMGNVGLINISYFSAGMTLLALLAVFFFFKPSVQKREGKTFGEIWTAFIKVLFNVRLIVLIFIITGFWLVQHQLYATMPKYVLRMAGESASPSWYANVNPLVVFSTVALITSLMKRRTALFSMTVGMFIMPVSAFCMAAGNLFDGGSTIIGMHPVAFMMIVGIAFQGLAESFISPRFLEYFSFQAPKGEEGLYLGFSHLHSFLSSIVGFLMSGVLLDKYCPDPLKFGGRTAEWHAASANAHYIWYYFGGIAMVSALALIIYGRIFRDKK, encoded by the coding sequence GCAAAAGAAAATTTTCGCCAGCGTTTTGGACGGCGAACTTCGCCGAATTATTGGAACGAGCGGCGTATTATGGTGTATTTATAGTTATTACACTTTACTTGTCAAGAATATTGGCATTTAATGATATTGAGGCAGCTGCCATTGCAGGAACTTTTTCTGCTTTACTTTATTTTTTACCCACCTTTGCCGGTGCTTATGCTGATAAAATCGGGTTTAAGAAATCCTTGTTATTTGCTTTTAGCTTTTTAACGTTGGGCTATCTGGGGTTGGGTTTGTTACCTACTTTTATACAACACGCAGGACTGGCTGAATATGGTACAGAAACGACTTTTCATGGTCTAGCTGAAAGTAGCTTCCGATATGCTATCTTACCTGTGATGGCTTTAATTATTATTGGAGGTAGTTTTATTAAGTCGGTGATTACCGGAACCGTTTCGCTTGAAACAAGTGAGGATAACAGAGCTACCGGATTTTCTATTTTTTATACCATTGTTAATATAGGTGCCTTTTCTGGTAAAACCATTGTAAAACCATTGCGTGATGCCATGGGTAATGTGGGTTTAATTAATATTAGTTACTTCTCCGCTGGAATGACTTTATTGGCTTTGTTGGCGGTGTTCTTCTTCTTTAAACCATCTGTACAAAAGCGTGAAGGAAAAACCTTTGGCGAAATTTGGACTGCTTTTATAAAAGTGCTCTTTAATGTGCGATTGATCGTTTTGATATTTATTATCACAGGTTTTTGGTTAGTACAGCATCAATTGTATGCCACCATGCCCAAATATGTATTAAGAATGGCTGGTGAAAGTGCCTCCCCAAGCTGGTATGCCAATGTTAATCCTTTGGTGGTGTTTTCTACGGTGGCACTGATAACTTCGCTGATGAAGCGAAGAACTGCCTTGTTTTCCATGACCGTGGGTATGTTTATCATGCCTGTTTCGGCATTTTGTATGGCGGCTGGAAATTTATTTGATGGTGGATCAACGATTATTGGAATGCACCCGGTGGCTTTTATGATGATTGTGGGTATTGCCTTTCAAGGGTTGGCAGAGTCGTTTATCTCACCGCGTTTTCTGGAGTATTTTTCCTTTCAGGCTCCTAAAGGTGAAGAGGGTCTCTATTTGGGGTTTAGTCACCTGCACTCCTTTTTGTCGAGTATTGTTGGTTTTTTGATGTCCGGTGTATTATTGGATAAGTATTGTCCTGACCCTTTAAAGTTTGGTGGAAGAACCGCTGAATGGCACGCTGCTAGTGCAAATGCGCATTATATCTGGTATTATTTTGGAGGTATTGCTATGGTTTCGGCGCTCGCCTTAATCATTTATGGTCGTATATTCAGAGATAAAAAATAA
- a CDS encoding ATP-binding protein has translation MTNKILPEKWIQTKVAIGFIIIVAIAVLIFSITYFSVISIIKVQNEEYSHEHEFTYLNQLIFEIIETEGLNRVYGITGIREYRKQYLQHHDSVQAAINYLNVLFPDSVSQGGIKEIERLYFQKKALMDQLTQMNLKKLYAESAENILASIPDSLNYEVTQYTYSSLKVDSAQQGVIVEDTVLLIQQQAEEEKKGFFNRLGDLFGGSKKRQDSVVEVEAVVSRKVDSTVVQEIRPNENIGEIKSRIEQAEKQEANINMRVQRHENELIELDRRLTDQIKNIVSNLHDATIKRNENKRLELELLRSKMIDRILLLVAIAVFMMLFFIFWISRDISRSQKLKNDIICAKERVDRLLKVKEQFVAHMSHEIRTPLTSIIGFSEQLSAMVKEKEELQVSERILLSAEHLNGLINNVLDSSMLESGNIAFYKDTIDAKVLMEEIFQLFELKARKINLSLSYQIDPDLLAFESDHLRLKQVLINLIGNALKFTPQGSIFYDIHIKKDKLVFTVKDTGIGIPKDKQKSIFKMFNQVNISLSRKYSGTGLGLSISRQIIEAMGGSIQVESKQHEGSTFKFDIPYVKCDAVPVNTMVAVEYLFRDKKIMAVDDDEMICQLIDRILHDRVGHLDVISSSEPAMKAIEQNDYDLFMIDLHMPKVDGLQLLKLIRDEKKMDTPVLFLTADMVNSELKEVIKNEHIWVMSKPFTQKQIMEKLAEIFNIEIGCVEDAEMRVSHGDEANALFSLEEVKSFTGSDEDFLHSVIRIFIENSDQGILDMKNALLNEADFYHTVSERAHKLLTGFRQFKIQQGVDKLSLLEKTRDRKLAKKMVKLKVEEMETFWNEVKKALQQYLQ, from the coding sequence ATGACCAATAAAATATTGCCGGAAAAATGGATTCAGACAAAGGTGGCTATCGGTTTTATCATTATCGTGGCTATTGCTGTGCTTATATTTTCCATTACTTATTTCTCTGTTATTTCTATTATAAAGGTACAGAATGAGGAGTATAGTCACGAACATGAGTTCACCTATTTGAATCAACTGATATTTGAGATAATTGAAACGGAAGGCTTAAATCGTGTATACGGAATAACGGGTATCCGAGAATATAGAAAACAATATTTGCAACATCATGATTCGGTTCAAGCAGCCATTAATTATCTGAATGTATTATTTCCGGATTCTGTTTCCCAAGGAGGTATTAAGGAGATTGAGCGATTGTATTTTCAAAAGAAAGCATTGATGGATCAACTTACTCAAATGAACCTCAAGAAACTATATGCCGAGTCGGCTGAAAATATACTGGCATCTATACCTGATTCATTAAACTACGAGGTTACGCAGTATACATATAGTAGCTTAAAAGTAGATTCTGCGCAACAAGGTGTGATAGTGGAGGATACTGTGTTGTTGATTCAGCAGCAAGCAGAGGAAGAGAAAAAGGGTTTTTTTAATCGTTTGGGTGATTTGTTTGGCGGTAGTAAAAAGAGACAGGATTCTGTGGTTGAAGTGGAGGCTGTAGTGAGTAGAAAGGTAGATTCAACAGTAGTGCAGGAAATTAGGCCCAACGAGAATATTGGAGAGATAAAATCCAGGATAGAACAGGCCGAAAAGCAGGAAGCAAATATTAATATGCGGGTTCAACGACATGAAAATGAGTTGATAGAGCTTGACAGGCGCTTGACCGATCAGATTAAAAATATAGTAAGTAACTTGCACGATGCCACCATAAAACGAAATGAAAATAAACGGTTGGAATTAGAGCTGTTGCGAAGTAAAATGATAGATCGTATTTTGCTGTTGGTGGCCATTGCAGTGTTTATGATGTTATTTTTTATTTTCTGGATAAGTAGAGATATATCCCGAAGTCAGAAGCTTAAAAATGATATTATTTGTGCCAAGGAGAGGGTCGATCGGCTTTTGAAGGTGAAGGAGCAGTTTGTGGCGCATATGAGCCATGAGATACGAACACCATTAACGTCTATCATCGGTTTTTCAGAACAACTGTCGGCCATGGTCAAAGAAAAGGAGGAGCTACAGGTTTCTGAAAGAATACTCTTATCGGCCGAGCATTTGAATGGACTGATCAATAATGTGTTGGATTCATCCATGCTGGAATCGGGAAATATTGCCTTTTATAAAGATACCATTGATGCCAAGGTGTTGATGGAAGAGATATTTCAGTTGTTTGAGCTCAAGGCTAGAAAAATAAATCTGTCCTTATCTTATCAAATAGATCCTGATTTGCTTGCTTTTGAGTCTGATCATCTGCGTTTAAAACAAGTGCTAATCAATCTCATAGGGAATGCACTGAAATTTACGCCCCAAGGGTCTATATTTTATGATATTCATATTAAAAAGGATAAACTTGTTTTTACCGTGAAAGATACCGGTATTGGTATTCCCAAGGATAAGCAGAAGTCCATCTTTAAAATGTTTAACCAGGTAAATATCAGCTTGTCGCGTAAGTATTCAGGAACCGGACTGGGACTTTCCATCAGCAGGCAGATTATTGAAGCCATGGGTGGTAGCATTCAAGTGGAGAGCAAGCAGCATGAAGGTAGTACTTTTAAGTTTGATATTCCCTATGTAAAATGTGATGCAGTTCCGGTAAATACGATGGTGGCTGTAGAATATCTGTTTAGGGATAAAAAAATAATGGCGGTCGATGATGATGAGATGATTTGTCAATTGATAGACCGTATTTTGCATGATAGGGTTGGGCATTTGGATGTTATTTCTTCTTCTGAGCCTGCAATGAAGGCCATTGAACAAAACGACTATGATTTGTTTATGATTGATTTACATATGCCAAAGGTGGACGGATTGCAGCTTTTAAAACTCATAAGGGATGAAAAAAAGATGGATACTCCTGTATTGTTTCTTACGGCTGATATGGTTAATTCAGAACTGAAGGAAGTCATAAAGAATGAACATATATGGGTAATGTCTAAGCCATTTACACAGAAGCAAATTATGGAAAAGCTGGCTGAGATATTTAATATTGAAATAGGTTGCGTTGAAGATGCAGAGATGAGGGTTTCGCATGGGGATGAGGCCAATGCATTATTTAGTTTGGAAGAGGTTAAGTCTTTTACTGGTAGTGACGAGGATTTTCTACATTCGGTGATAAGAATCTTTATTGAAAATTCGGATCAGGGTATTTTGGATATGAAAAATGCACTGTTGAATGAGGCCGATTTTTATCATACTGTGTCTGAAAGAGCACATAAGTTATTGACTGGTTTTCGACAGTTTAAAATTCAACAAGGGGTGGATAAACTTAGCTTGCTGGAAAAAACGAGAGACCGGAAGCTTGCTAAAAAAATGGTGAAACTAAAGGTGGAGGAAATGGAGACTTTTTGGAACGAGGTTAAGAAAGCTTTACAGCAGTACTTACAGTAA
- a CDS encoding S41 family peptidase, whose translation MKILNKQNRLRWVSGTLVVLVVSVGLVGFNNNDNRNFSIVKNLDIFYTLFRELNSYYVDETNPEKLIKTGIDEMLESLDPYTTYIPEDDMEDFKFMTTGEYGGMGSLISKQGDYIVIAEPYEGFPAQLAGLKAGDKLVEINEVNVVGKSSSDVSNMLKGPANTPLKLKIDRPGENKPVTIELIRKKISINPVPYYGMISDKTGLIILNNFTQDCSKEVAKALKDLKENHGAQSFVLDLRGNPGGLLDDAVKIVNLFVKKGSEVVSTRGKVSQWDKVYRASSEPLDTISPIAILISRGSASASEIVAGSLQDMDRAVLVGQRSFGKGLVQTTRPLSYNAKLKVTTAKYYIPSGRCIQAVDYSHRNEDGSVGLVPDSLITEFKTLGGRSVYDGGGVSPDIKIEPQKYGNIAYALVAQSMFFNYATQFALEHDEIVSPENFTITDEIFEAFKQFVAAKKDFKYKSATQEALKKLMETAKKEDYYEKSKTEFKALEKLLDLDVQKDMEIFKEEISELLGNEIVKRYYYQKGAIKFSLQKDEELDKALKVLEDSAEYNGILNGTVLSHAGDKRSMK comes from the coding sequence ATGAAGATATTAAATAAGCAAAACCGACTTAGGTGGGTTAGTGGAACACTCGTTGTTCTGGTGGTTTCAGTTGGTTTGGTAGGTTTTAACAACAACGATAATCGCAATTTTTCCATTGTTAAGAACCTGGATATTTTTTATACACTTTTTCGCGAGTTGAATAGCTATTACGTAGACGAGACCAATCCTGAAAAACTGATTAAAACAGGCATTGATGAAATGCTGGAATCGCTTGATCCATACACCACATATATCCCCGAGGATGATATGGAGGATTTTAAGTTTATGACAACAGGCGAATATGGAGGCATGGGGTCTCTGATTTCTAAACAAGGTGATTACATTGTGATTGCTGAGCCTTACGAAGGCTTTCCTGCTCAGTTAGCGGGACTAAAGGCTGGCGACAAACTGGTGGAGATTAACGAGGTAAATGTAGTTGGGAAATCCAGTTCCGATGTGAGTAATATGCTAAAAGGTCCCGCAAACACCCCACTTAAACTAAAAATTGATCGCCCTGGCGAAAACAAACCTGTCACGATTGAACTGATCCGTAAAAAGATATCCATCAATCCCGTTCCTTATTACGGCATGATTTCTGACAAAACAGGCTTAATTATCCTGAACAACTTTACGCAGGATTGCTCCAAAGAAGTGGCCAAAGCTTTAAAAGATCTAAAAGAAAACCATGGTGCTCAAAGCTTCGTGCTTGATTTAAGAGGCAACCCGGGAGGTCTATTGGACGATGCTGTTAAAATTGTAAACCTGTTTGTTAAAAAAGGCAGTGAAGTAGTTTCTACACGTGGTAAAGTAAGCCAATGGGATAAAGTATATCGTGCCTCCTCAGAACCCTTGGACACCATTAGCCCTATTGCCATTTTAATTAGCCGCGGATCCGCCTCTGCATCCGAAATTGTTGCAGGTAGCCTACAAGACATGGACAGAGCTGTTCTAGTTGGACAACGCTCCTTTGGTAAAGGTCTGGTTCAGACCACACGTCCTTTATCATACAATGCCAAGTTAAAAGTAACCACAGCCAAATATTACATACCCAGTGGACGATGTATACAGGCAGTTGATTACAGTCATCGAAACGAAGACGGTAGCGTAGGATTAGTTCCAGACTCACTTATCACAGAATTCAAAACCCTGGGTGGACGTTCGGTATATGATGGTGGAGGCGTTTCGCCTGATATTAAGATAGAGCCCCAAAAATACGGTAACATAGCTTATGCATTGGTAGCCCAGAGTATGTTTTTCAATTATGCCACTCAATTTGCTTTAGAGCATGATGAAATAGTGAGCCCTGAAAACTTTACTATTACAGACGAAATATTTGAAGCTTTCAAACAATTTGTTGCTGCGAAAAAAGATTTCAAATACAAGTCTGCAACGCAAGAGGCACTCAAAAAGCTAATGGAGACAGCAAAAAAAGAAGATTATTACGAAAAGTCAAAAACAGAATTCAAGGCACTGGAGAAATTATTGGATCTTGATGTCCAAAAAGACATGGAAATCTTTAAAGAGGAAATAAGCGAATTATTGGGTAATGAAATCGTAAAAAGATATTACTACCAAAAAGGCGCCATCAAATTCTCTCTACAAAAGGATGAAGAACTAGACAAAGCGCTGAAAGTACTTGAAGACAGTGCTGAATACAATGGCATTTTAAACGGCACTGTTTTAAGCCATGCCGGCGATAAAAGAAGCATGAAATAA
- a CDS encoding sigma-54-dependent transcriptional regulator, which produces MAKILIVDDDTSFGLMIEGFLKRKGFNTVFVSSYSAALDAIRSSSFDLVLTDYRLDSGNGLDIIPEVRKKDLKTPVVLITAYSDIRVAVNAIKLGAFEYIAKPVNPDELLHVINRGIDKATAAPNTPTQTPVSKYIKGTSRFAEQIDQQIELIAGTDLSVLVLGESGVGKEFVAQRIHELSHRNSKPFVAVDCGALHSDIASSELFGHKKGSFTGALDDKEGHFENVKDGTIFLDEIGNLSYDVQVKLLRAIQERKGRRLGSNEEYTINCRIIAATNEDLRTTSFSGKFREDLYHRLNEFSINLLPLRDRKEDISIYSDRFLKMASNEFNKENIHFGSEVEKIFLSYEWPGNLRELRNVIRRAVLLAKSQEITLAELPPEIQVPTEQADIPVQLREVKEKSEKEMIIETLEQTRYNKAKAARILGIDRKTLYNKIHKYRIDA; this is translated from the coding sequence ATGGCAAAGATTTTAATTGTTGATGACGATACTTCCTTTGGATTAATGATTGAAGGCTTTTTAAAAAGAAAAGGCTTCAACACCGTTTTTGTAAGCAGCTACAGTGCAGCACTGGATGCCATCAGAAGCAGCTCCTTTGATTTGGTTTTAACCGACTATCGCTTAGATAGTGGAAATGGGTTAGACATTATCCCCGAGGTAAGAAAAAAAGACCTTAAAACCCCCGTTGTACTAATTACAGCCTATTCAGACATACGCGTAGCGGTGAACGCCATTAAGTTGGGGGCATTCGAGTACATTGCTAAACCAGTTAATCCCGATGAGTTATTACACGTTATTAACCGAGGCATTGACAAAGCTACTGCAGCTCCCAACACCCCTACACAAACACCTGTTTCTAAATACATTAAAGGCACCAGTCGTTTTGCAGAGCAAATTGACCAACAGATTGAATTGATCGCAGGCACCGATCTTTCCGTTTTGGTATTGGGAGAGAGCGGTGTGGGCAAGGAATTTGTAGCTCAGCGTATTCACGAACTTAGTCATCGAAATTCAAAACCTTTTGTGGCGGTTGATTGTGGAGCCCTACACAGTGATATTGCTTCCAGCGAACTCTTTGGACATAAAAAAGGTTCTTTTACCGGTGCGCTGGATGATAAGGAAGGGCATTTTGAAAACGTCAAAGATGGCACCATCTTCCTGGATGAAATAGGCAATTTAAGTTACGACGTACAAGTAAAACTACTACGAGCCATTCAAGAACGTAAAGGCCGCAGACTGGGTAGTAACGAAGAATACACCATCAATTGCAGAATTATTGCGGCCACCAACGAAGACTTAAGAACAACATCCTTTAGCGGAAAATTCAGAGAAGATTTATACCACCGCCTAAATGAGTTCTCCATTAACCTTTTGCCCTTGAGAGATCGAAAAGAAGACATTTCTATTTACAGTGATCGTTTTCTAAAAATGGCTTCCAACGAGTTTAACAAGGAAAATATTCATTTTGGGTCAGAAGTAGAAAAGATATTTTTAAGTTATGAGTGGCCTGGTAACCTGCGTGAACTACGGAACGTGATTCGACGTGCTGTGCTTCTGGCAAAAAGTCAGGAAATAACTTTAGCAGAATTACCTCCTGAAATTCAAGTACCCACAGAACAAGCAGACATACCAGTTCAACTAAGAGAGGTCAAGGAAAAATCAGAAAAAGAAATGATTATAGAAACACTGGAACAAACGCGGTACAATAAAGCCAAGGCTGCTCGCATCCTAGGCATCGACAGAAAAACACTGTACAATAAAATACATAAATACAGAATAGATGCCTAA
- a CDS encoding TatD family hydrolase, with protein sequence MFFDCHTHHYSVGDHVSVINYDPGDPIFRTVRLPICSCGIHPWYIHAYKIDNDLAQIESLCLHQKIVAIGECGLDKNTDDLELQKCVFERQIRLSERYELPLIIHSVKTHHIISEIRKRSKSKQPWIVHGYKGSIEMAQQFVKQNIFISFGENLLSHGHKFEMLLQQVNMDFVLFESDDSHISIVDVYEQAARLLCLDVRWLEKKIEMNFNTVFGCNELVRKNRTAFGSGEN encoded by the coding sequence ATGTTTTTTGATTGTCATACACATCACTATAGCGTAGGAGACCATGTATCTGTTATTAATTATGATCCAGGTGACCCGATATTTCGTACCGTCAGGCTTCCAATATGTTCTTGTGGTATTCATCCTTGGTATATTCATGCTTATAAAATTGACAATGACCTTGCCCAAATAGAATCTCTTTGCCTTCACCAAAAAATTGTGGCCATTGGGGAGTGTGGTCTAGATAAAAATACGGATGATTTAGAACTTCAGAAATGCGTGTTTGAGCGGCAAATAAGGCTTTCGGAGCGGTATGAGCTGCCTCTTATTATTCATTCTGTAAAAACGCACCATATCATATCAGAGATCAGAAAAAGAAGCAAATCAAAGCAACCATGGATTGTACATGGCTATAAGGGGTCCATTGAAATGGCACAACAATTCGTTAAGCAAAATATTTTTATTTCTTTTGGGGAAAATTTATTGAGCCATGGCCATAAGTTTGAGATGCTTTTGCAGCAAGTGAATATGGACTTTGTATTATTTGAGAGCGATGATAGTCATATTTCTATTGTGGATGTTTATGAGCAAGCGGCCAGACTATTATGCCTTGATGTGCGTTGGCTGGAGAAAAAAATAGAAATGAATTTTAATACTGTATTTGGTTGTAATGAGTTGGTTAGAAAGAACAGAACTGCTTTTGGGTCAGGAGAAAATTAA
- a CDS encoding DUF748 domain-containing protein — MANVKKRYLIPGIITLLLFIILFFLSTVIKNYLVNNSQQLIGRKLTLEELHINYFKVQLNAHNFTLFEENKKDTFVYFKELLINYDPWKMLSSEYAVAQIRLIEPYIYIENQGKAFNFDSLIPSSDSLATTKDELPDGNDSVKFSIHNIELVKGKFLYHDRAVNNLLEFDKLNLKLPLIAWDSRSSEMGVEFSIGERGIVKIEAEIDQQLAAYNIHFGTENIQLNSFTNYLKDYLYISTLNGLLQSDIHVKGSIESLDNIVINGVARIDSLQIRDNKGSILASARTAQAKMDTLDLGNMRYTINKIYINQPYISAVLEKDMSNWEYFLTPYFANSVQATKQDSLINSKGKENLYYRIDTLVVNNGQVQFADHTLNRPFSYKISDINMEMNTLTELNDAIPLKWAMRFNNNGTYKGETHFSLRTPLNLFYQAQINNLDMHSFSPYTEYYLGYPIISGLFNYECSLEMTPRHLKNDNHLLVKEPEFGRKTNDSTAHKLPLKLALYLIKDAKDNVDFDLPVTGNPSEPGFKLGPLIWKTFGKFIAKTATQPFSSLGKLVGTNPEQLKHIPFEYTQDSLRDEQINTLDKIAEILSKKKDLIFTFRQELAVDEEMSILASKTIKNKYIQDTKPQKIEHWKQIKDQDPLFLAYLNQLSPETTAQTIPQRCLKLVSKTDLAVTFKALYKKRNQLLRDYLLTQKSCDATSIILQNVDFNNMPQDLKKPGYRVVVSIK, encoded by the coding sequence ATGGCCAACGTAAAAAAACGCTATCTGATACCAGGAATCATAACCCTCCTTCTATTTATCATTTTATTTTTTCTATCAACAGTTATTAAAAACTACCTCGTTAACAATAGCCAACAATTGATTGGCCGTAAGCTAACACTCGAAGAACTACATATCAACTATTTTAAAGTTCAGCTGAACGCACACAACTTCACCCTTTTTGAGGAAAACAAAAAAGATACCTTTGTATATTTCAAGGAACTCCTGATAAATTACGATCCCTGGAAAATGCTATCCAGTGAATATGCTGTAGCTCAAATACGCTTAATTGAACCCTACATTTATATAGAAAACCAAGGAAAAGCTTTTAACTTTGACAGCCTGATTCCCTCCTCAGATTCCCTTGCTACAACAAAAGATGAACTACCTGATGGAAATGACAGCGTTAAATTTTCAATACATAATATCGAACTGGTAAAGGGCAAATTTTTGTACCACGACCGGGCGGTAAATAACTTACTTGAATTCGACAAGCTCAACTTAAAGCTTCCGCTAATAGCTTGGGATAGTCGTAGTAGCGAAATGGGTGTTGAATTTTCTATCGGGGAACGAGGAATCGTAAAAATTGAAGCCGAAATAGACCAACAACTGGCAGCATACAATATACATTTTGGAACAGAAAATATACAACTAAACTCCTTTACCAACTATTTAAAAGATTACTTATATATATCTACACTAAATGGTTTATTACAGTCAGACATACATGTAAAAGGAAGTATAGAAAGTCTTGATAATATCGTGATAAATGGAGTTGCCCGAATAGACAGTCTTCAAATACGCGATAACAAAGGATCAATATTGGCTTCAGCCCGCACAGCCCAGGCAAAAATGGACACCCTCGACCTAGGTAATATGCGCTATACGATAAATAAAATCTACATCAATCAACCATACATATCTGCTGTTTTAGAAAAGGATATGAGCAACTGGGAGTACTTTCTTACCCCCTATTTTGCCAACTCTGTTCAAGCTACGAAACAAGACAGCCTAATTAATTCTAAGGGAAAAGAAAATCTATATTACCGCATTGATACGTTGGTGGTGAACAATGGTCAGGTGCAATTTGCCGACCATACATTAAACAGGCCCTTTTCATACAAAATTAGTGACATCAACATGGAGATGAACACCCTGACTGAATTAAACGATGCCATTCCTTTAAAATGGGCAATGCGTTTTAATAACAACGGAACATACAAAGGCGAAACACATTTTAGTCTACGCACGCCTTTAAATTTATTTTACCAAGCCCAAATCAACAATTTGGATATGCACAGCTTTTCACCATATACCGAATATTACCTGGGCTACCCAATTATTTCAGGTCTGTTTAACTACGAATGCTCCCTGGAAATGACCCCCAGGCATCTTAAAAACGACAACCACCTATTGGTGAAAGAGCCGGAATTTGGCAGAAAAACCAATGACAGCACAGCCCATAAGCTTCCGCTAAAACTAGCCCTTTACTTGATTAAAGATGCCAAAGATAATGTTGATTTTGACCTACCTGTCACCGGAAATCCATCGGAACCAGGCTTTAAACTAGGTCCGTTAATATGGAAAACCTTTGGGAAATTCATTGCTAAAACTGCCACGCAACCTTTTTCATCACTGGGCAAACTGGTGGGTACCAATCCAGAGCAATTGAAACACATACCCTTTGAGTATACACAAGATTCATTAAGGGACGAACAAATCAATACCTTAGACAAAATAGCTGAGATATTGAGCAAGAAAAAAGACCTGATCTTTACTTTTCGTCAAGAATTGGCTGTTGATGAAGAAATGAGCATTCTAGCATCAAAAACGATAAAGAACAAATACATACAAGACACAAAACCTCAAAAAATAGAGCATTGGAAACAGATAAAAGATCAAGACCCTCTCTTTTTGGCCTATCTAAATCAGTTGTCACCCGAAACAACTGCACAAACAATACCACAACGCTGTCTTAAACTTGTTTCTAAAACAGATCTGGCAGTTACTTTTAAAGCACTGTACAAAAAAAGGAATCAACTATTACGTGATTATTTACTCACACAAAAGTCCTGCGATGCCACTTCCATCATCTTACAGAATGTAGATTTTAACAATATGCCACAAGATTTAAAGAAACCCGGCTATCGCGTAGTGGTATCAATCAAATAA
- a CDS encoding tRNA threonylcarbamoyladenosine dehydratase → MSWLERTELLLGQEKIKELSSKNVLVVGLGGVGGFAAEMIARAGIGKMTIIDGDTVNESNKNRQLPALCSTMGMSKAQVMEARLLDINPALELTSIARFIDEKSFEELLQGGYDYIVDAIDTLSPKVALICAAVQHHIPIISSMGAGGKMDPSKVEISDISNSKYCKLARMVRKRIYKEGIRKGVPVVYSSEMVAKESVVQTEGERNKKTTVGTISYMPAIFGCLLASKLISDLAGR, encoded by the coding sequence ATGAGTTGGTTAGAAAGAACAGAACTGCTTTTGGGTCAGGAGAAAATTAAAGAATTGTCGAGTAAAAACGTTTTGGTAGTTGGACTAGGAGGCGTGGGTGGTTTTGCTGCGGAGATGATTGCGCGTGCCGGGATTGGAAAAATGACAATCATTGATGGTGATACGGTGAATGAGAGTAATAAAAATAGACAGTTACCGGCGCTTTGCAGTACCATGGGTATGTCAAAGGCGCAAGTGATGGAAGCTAGACTCTTAGATATCAATCCTGCGTTGGAGCTTACTTCGATAGCACGTTTTATTGATGAAAAATCATTTGAAGAACTATTGCAAGGGGGCTACGATTATATAGTAGATGCCATCGATACACTGTCACCCAAGGTGGCTTTGATTTGTGCTGCAGTTCAACATCACATACCCATTATCTCGTCGATGGGAGCTGGAGGGAAGATGGATCCTTCAAAAGTGGAAATTTCAGATATATCTAACTCTAAATATTGTAAGTTGGCACGAATGGTCCGTAAGCGTATTTATAAGGAAGGTATTAGAAAGGGAGTCCCTGTGGTATATTCGTCAGAGATGGTGGCAAAAGAGAGTGTTGTTCAAACGGAAGGGGAGAGGAATAAAAAAACAACGGTGGGTACTATTTCTTATATGCCGGCTATTTTTGGTTGTTTGTTGGCCAGCAAACTTATATCTGATTTGGCAGGACGTTAG